Proteins found in one Acidobacteriota bacterium genomic segment:
- the ruvA gene encoding Holliday junction branch migration protein RuvA has translation MIAYLKGNVRDRKPESVILDVYGVGYFLQVPLSTFYALAPEGGEQALRVHTHVREDQITLFGFGTETELELFRALISVPGLGPKTALAALSGMDAETLVRCVALGDVKRLCKVPGIGKKTAERLVMELKDKVAKLAGLSAPAAAATPAPATPLSDDLVSAMVNLGYPRAEAERAVAAALADSPGAPFEALLKATLRRLMAK, from the coding sequence ATGATCGCTTACCTGAAGGGGAACGTCCGGGACCGGAAACCGGAATCGGTGATCCTGGACGTGTACGGCGTCGGCTATTTCCTGCAAGTCCCCCTCTCCACCTTCTACGCGCTGGCGCCGGAGGGGGGGGAGCAGGCCCTGCGGGTCCACACCCATGTCCGGGAGGACCAGATCACCCTCTTCGGCTTCGGGACCGAAACGGAGCTGGAGTTGTTCCGCGCCCTCATCTCCGTGCCCGGCCTGGGCCCGAAGACGGCCCTGGCCGCCCTGTCGGGCATGGACGCGGAGACCCTGGTCCGCTGCGTGGCGCTGGGCGACGTCAAGCGCCTCTGCAAGGTCCCCGGGATCGGGAAGAAGACCGCCGAGCGACTGGTGATGGAGCTGAAGGACAAGGTGGCGAAGCTCGCGGGCCTGTCGGCGCCGGCCGCCGCCGCAACCCCCGCCCCGGCGACGCCCCTCTCCGACGACCTGGTCTCGGCCATGGTCAATCTGGGCTACCCGCGCGCCGAAGCCGAGCGGGCGGTGGCCGCCGCACTCGCCGACAGCCCCGGAGCGCCCTTCGAGGCCCTGCTGAAGGCCACCCTGCGGCGGTTGATGGCGAAATGA